One Balneola vulgaris DSM 17893 genomic window carries:
- the pyrF gene encoding orotidine-5'-phosphate decarboxylase has protein sequence MTFSDKLTAAVKASGSTLCVGLDPNLSKLPTAITQQYASADEQVLQFCKAVIENTAEHCAAFKPNLAFFEALGTRGLEVFEEVISFIPSDKIIVADAKRGDISTTAEHYQKAFYGQFNVDAITLNPLMGFETLDAFTQDDTKGIYVLTLTSNPGASDFLKKPFEGFEMMGQFIASELAKRSQKAKAHLGMVIGATQAEMSKSVTDLHLNGSLLIPGVGAQGGSVEELAKALADHAGIPLINSSRSIIYAGSNEENWVEHVAQKALETKESLKIITQRYV, from the coding sequence ATGACCTTTTCAGATAAACTTACTGCAGCCGTTAAAGCTTCAGGCTCAACTCTTTGTGTGGGCTTAGACCCAAATTTATCTAAACTACCTACTGCCATCACTCAGCAATATGCATCTGCCGATGAGCAGGTTCTCCAGTTTTGTAAAGCCGTTATAGAAAACACAGCGGAACATTGTGCGGCATTTAAACCAAACCTCGCTTTTTTTGAAGCACTTGGCACTCGTGGACTTGAAGTATTTGAAGAAGTGATTTCCTTTATCCCATCGGATAAGATTATTGTTGCAGATGCTAAACGAGGCGATATCAGCACTACGGCCGAGCACTACCAGAAAGCATTTTATGGGCAATTCAATGTAGACGCCATAACGCTGAATCCACTGATGGGTTTTGAAACCTTAGATGCATTTACCCAAGATGACACAAAAGGGATCTATGTACTTACGTTGACCTCTAATCCAGGCGCTTCCGATTTCTTAAAGAAACCCTTTGAAGGCTTTGAGATGATGGGACAGTTTATTGCTTCGGAATTAGCCAAGCGATCTCAAAAAGCTAAAGCTCATTTAGGAATGGTTATTGGGGCTACTCAAGCGGAAATGTCAAAATCGGTAACCGATCTGCATCTGAATGGCAGTCTTTTAATACCCGGCGTAGGGGCTCAAGGAGGTTCAGTAGAAGAGTTAGCAAAAGCGTTAGCTGATCATGCGGGTATCCCCCTCATTAACTCCAGCCGAAGTATCATATACGCAGGTAGCAATGAAGAAAACTGGGTGGAACACGTAGCTCAGAAAGCACTAGAAACAAAAGAATCCTTAAAGATCATCACTCAACGCTATGTCTAA
- the rnhA gene encoding ribonuclease HI, whose amino-acid sequence MSNLPEVIVYTDGACSGNPGPGGWGAILIWNGKEKELSGGEAHTTNNRMEMQAVIEALKALKKPCHVKVHSDSALIINAMTKGWIQNWQNKGWRKADKKPVENKELWEAMLEAMGRHKVDWIKVKGHSGLELNERVDQLAVAESKKF is encoded by the coding sequence ATGTCTAATTTACCCGAAGTAATTGTATACACAGATGGTGCGTGCAGTGGAAATCCGGGGCCAGGTGGCTGGGGTGCCATTTTGATCTGGAATGGGAAAGAGAAAGAACTTTCGGGTGGGGAAGCACATACCACGAACAACCGCATGGAGATGCAGGCCGTTATTGAAGCTTTAAAAGCATTGAAGAAACCTTGCCACGTGAAGGTTCACAGCGACAGTGCACTCATCATCAATGCCATGACCAAAGGTTGGATTCAAAATTGGCAAAACAAAGGTTGGCGTAAGGCCGATAAAAAACCTGTTGAAAACAAAGAGCTTTGGGAAGCAATGCTCGAAGCTATGGGCCGCCACAAGGTAGACTGGATTAAAGTAAAAGGGCATTCAGGCCTTGAACTGAATGAACGTGTAGATCAACTTGCTGTAGCTGAATCGAAGAAGTTTTAA
- the tsaD gene encoding tRNA (adenosine(37)-N6)-threonylcarbamoyltransferase complex transferase subunit TsaD: MNILAIESSCDDTSAAVLAPTGVLSNVIASQSIHIKFGGVVPELASRAHQTTISQTVAQALDESKLTLDAIDLVAVTQGPGLMGSLLVGLCFAKGLALANHIPLVGVNHMDAHIYANFIDESPSFPFICLTVSGGHTQLVHVKAPFEHEILGSTRDDAAGEAFDKIGKILGLSYPAGPVMDKLSKEGDAKFHKFPQALLKEGLDFSFSGLKTSALYYTQAKEDAWVQEHLNDICASVSEAITEVLIKKLKRAVQQTGVETIAIAGGVSANSMLRAKAKKMADTMSLNLHIPKLSYCTDNAAMIAITGKMKAELGEYADMNMKPFASL; encoded by the coding sequence ATGAACATTCTTGCTATTGAATCCTCTTGTGACGACACCTCGGCTGCGGTATTAGCGCCTACAGGGGTTTTATCTAATGTAATCGCTTCTCAATCTATACACATCAAATTTGGTGGTGTGGTGCCTGAGTTAGCTTCGCGTGCTCATCAAACAACTATTTCTCAAACGGTTGCTCAAGCGCTGGATGAAAGTAAGCTCACTTTGGATGCAATCGATTTGGTAGCGGTAACTCAAGGGCCGGGACTGATGGGTTCTCTACTGGTTGGTTTATGCTTTGCCAAAGGATTAGCGCTAGCCAACCACATTCCTTTGGTGGGGGTGAATCATATGGATGCTCATATCTATGCCAATTTCATTGATGAGTCGCCATCCTTCCCATTTATATGTTTAACCGTTTCTGGTGGGCATACGCAACTAGTACATGTAAAAGCTCCCTTTGAGCATGAGATTTTAGGCTCTACTCGAGATGATGCAGCAGGTGAAGCATTCGACAAAATTGGCAAGATCCTTGGCCTGTCTTACCCAGCGGGACCCGTTATGGATAAGCTTTCAAAAGAAGGGGATGCTAAGTTTCACAAATTCCCTCAAGCCTTACTGAAGGAAGGGCTCGATTTCAGTTTTTCCGGCTTAAAAACGAGTGCGCTGTATTACACTCAAGCTAAAGAAGATGCATGGGTTCAAGAACATTTGAATGATATTTGTGCCAGTGTTTCTGAAGCCATCACAGAAGTACTCATCAAGAAATTAAAAAGAGCGGTTCAGCAAACGGGTGTGGAAACTATCGCGATAGCAGGAGGAGTATCGGCAAATTCAATGTTGCGTGCTAAGGCAAAGAAGATGGCTGATACCATGAGTTTAAATCTGCACATCCCAAAACTGAGCTATTGTACCGACAATGCCGCTATGATTGCTATTACAGGTAAGATGAAGGCGGAATTAGGCGAATATGCGGATATGAATATGAAGCCTTTCGCTTCGCTATAG
- a CDS encoding DUF4412 domain-containing protein has protein sequence MERRILTGGILFILFLLIPAQTEAQFLKKLKKKAEQKVMDKIERKIDEKLEAVANKAVDKSWNSIFGEEGPSGSVSEEDGGSSGKSSRMKLPFKTTSNVKTEDVYRFNKETVMEIRNSNSSSDEPQIIRMFEGDSDYSGTLFYTPEAKGEETFIVYDYKNEAMVMLMDSEEGTFSFAYEWESTMSTMDEESNENGSAQSALKDFDIIGNKTIEGIKCTGYRNNANGVTTEFWVADENDESLKNMMNANASTKYLRGFPMFGVVGHPILEMKQVDHESGDEIEMKITEINKRSNKSYTMSDYPTIGFN, from the coding sequence ATGGAGAGACGGATTTTAACAGGTGGGATTTTATTCATTCTATTCTTACTAATTCCAGCGCAAACAGAAGCTCAGTTTCTTAAAAAACTAAAGAAGAAAGCAGAGCAAAAAGTGATGGATAAAATTGAACGAAAAATTGATGAAAAGCTGGAAGCAGTTGCCAACAAGGCCGTAGACAAAAGCTGGAATTCGATATTTGGAGAAGAGGGCCCTAGTGGAAGCGTATCTGAAGAAGACGGGGGCAGTTCAGGGAAGTCAAGCCGCATGAAGCTTCCATTTAAAACCACATCGAATGTAAAAACAGAAGATGTATACCGGTTCAATAAAGAAACGGTGATGGAAATTCGGAACTCGAATAGTTCGTCGGATGAGCCTCAAATTATCCGCATGTTTGAAGGAGATAGTGATTACTCTGGCACCCTATTCTATACTCCAGAGGCAAAGGGAGAAGAGACGTTCATCGTGTATGATTATAAAAACGAAGCCATGGTTATGCTCATGGATAGCGAGGAGGGAACTTTTTCTTTCGCCTACGAATGGGAAAGTACCATGAGTACAATGGATGAAGAATCGAATGAAAACGGTTCCGCTCAAAGTGCTCTTAAAGACTTCGATATCATTGGAAATAAAACGATCGAAGGGATTAAATGCACAGGCTATAGAAACAATGCAAATGGGGTTACAACCGAGTTTTGGGTGGCCGATGAAAATGATGAGTCGCTTAAAAATATGATGAATGCCAATGCGAGTACTAAATACCTCAGAGGTTTCCCTATGTTTGGAGTGGTAGGGCACCCCATTCTAGAAATGAAGCAGGTGGATCATGAAAGTGGCGATGAAATTGAGATGAAGATTACGGAAATCAATAAGCGCTCGAATAAAAGCTATACAATGAGCGATTACCCTACTATAGGCTTCAACTAA
- a CDS encoding DUF2188 domain-containing protein, whose translation MSKPQDRTIYKNEEGKWVNEKHEAGRASTLHDTQEEAYEAAKEMLQNQGGGEISIKGLNGEIREKNTIAPGNDPVSIEG comes from the coding sequence ATGAGTAAGCCACAAGACAGAACAATTTATAAGAATGAAGAAGGAAAGTGGGTAAACGAAAAGCATGAAGCAGGTCGCGCAAGCACCCTTCACGATACCCAAGAAGAAGCCTATGAGGCAGCCAAAGAAATGCTGCAAAACCAAGGCGGTGGCGAAATTAGTATTAAAGGACTGAATGGTGAAATTAGAGAGAAAAACACCATCGCTCCGGGTAACGATCCCGTGAGTATTGAAGGGTGA